A genome region from Cryptosporidium parvum Iowa II chromosome 8, whole genome shotgun sequence includes the following:
- a CDS encoding membrane associated protein, signal peptide plus transmembrane domain or GPI anchor at, translating to MKLLKQPLTALIVLTLVFSWLFNLRECKEVNTSNLNLKSETNKISYLTEKIDTNIYNRRITHNSEDSEIKQEKKEEIEIKTLESDDLIKINISQNIIHVLRVNFELGNDNLKTQIHWVLLLLILKADKYKERPKGMKQLDDYNDCLYFIKKHHKLLLKSNLSREEKIKSTQRACIAFFDNLFKIKSKWSDISSKEYLQLSRRITSSQLYIRWMELYKVDPPRSQWFILRKLAINQFDEILRLFKILTKNTNEYKSFENILIEFMTQFTSYCKDYELNDKLYKRELGKYLKDDYSYSFKDKANMIKIGFKSKTKKKNKRNFRIYLPEEMPDLYVYHHQVNTCVLNLGIMSLYPELKVFFYDVFKRKPTYYLFHRKPITISRKTLLRSNQLCNLMLELTNKLERSYYLLNIEQYKFTYLQDTNTVGKTNSTKKFINNFSLSEYIQKKGLVKPLPFHPYYYSNPLDIEIQNIFTNWLFISHFEKQSLINSLKHYTKDMEKKHKDLFLNAKLDLLKKLISEDEQMLKNYVSKEEKQSKDGLFLLYFQKRANKLKNNVEKVIDHLNSVENNIFNNTKLYELIDQENPSPNVFSLIPIIYLNSKLWNVQKLLYKYPVSLKVNLKMLVNLSETLKIGEKSLGDIKVGDISTCIKVTTIFWKNQGIKINNRNFRIINPDDISELYEKSNELSEIYMDYATLYLLCVKSVSQSLIYYRRILKYYFGDNFDNYWKFNMLLDMNNEESSNSFQYINKKNIHLHSLPNDFIMPNLTKGIYISILSAYLLLTVGAVCIQSLITIIF from the coding sequence atgaaactATTAAAACAACCATTAACTGCATTAATTGTGTTAACACTAGTTTTTAGTTGGTTGTTTAATTTGAGAGAATGTAAAGAAGTGAATACATccaatttaaatttgaaatcagagacaaataaaataagtTATTTAACAGAGAAAATtgatacaaatatttataatagaAGAATAACTCACAATAGTGAGGATTCTGAAATAAagcaagaaaaaaaagaggaaattgaaattaagaCTTTGGAAAGTgatgatttaataaaaattaatattagtcaaaatattattcatgTTTTAAGAGTAAATTTTGAACTAGGAAATGATAATCTTAAAACACAAATTCACTGGGTACTTTTGTTATTGATATTGAAGGCAGACAAATACAAAGAAAGGCCCAAAGGAATGAAACAACTTGATGATTATAATGAttgtttatattttatcaaaaaacATCATAAGTTACTGTTAAAGAGTAATCTTTCAAGGGaggagaaaataaaatcaacACAGAGAGCTTGTATAGcattttttgataatttattcaagATTAAAAGTAAATGGAGCGATATAAGTTCAAAAGAGTATCTTCAATTATCTAGAAGAATTACCTCTTCTCAGCTTTATATTAGATGGATGGAGCTATACAAAGTTGATCCTCCACGTTCTCAATGGTttattttaagaaaattGGCAATCAATCAGTTTGATGAGATTTTAAggttatttaaaatattgacCAAAAATACTAATGAGTATAaatcatttgaaaatattctcaTTGAGTTTATGACTCAATTTACTTCTTATTGTAAGGATTAcgaattaaatgataaacTTTATAAACGGGAGTTGGGGAAATACTTGAAAGATGATTACTCTTATAGCTTTAAAGATAAAGCTAACATGATTAAAATTGGGTTTAAAAGCAAgactaaaaaaaaaaataaaagaaatttccGGATTTACCTTCCAGAAGAAATGCCAGATCTTTATGTATATCATCATCAGGTAAATACGTGCGTATTAAATTTAGGAATAATGTCTTTATATCCAGAATTAAAGGTTTTTTTCTATGATGTATTTAAGAGAAAACCAACATATTATTTGTTCCATAGAAAGCCCATCACAATTAGCAGAAAGACTTTATTAAGATCAAATCAACTCTGTAATTTAATGCTTGAACTTACCAATAAATTGGAAAGatcttattatttgttaaataTCGAACAATACAAGTTTACATATCTTCAAGACACAAATACAGTAGGGAAAACAAATTCtacaaaaaaattcattaataattttagtCTAAGTGAATACATACAAAAAAAAGGGTTGGTTAAGCCATTACCATTTCATCCCTATTACTATTCAAATCCATTGGATAttgaaattcaaaatatatttacaaattgGCTATTTATTAGCCATTTTGAAAAGCAAAGTTTGATTAACTCATTAAAGCATTATACAAAAGATATGGAAAAGAAACATAAAGATTTGTTTTTAAATGCAAAacttgatttattaaaaaagttaatttcTGAGGATGAACAAATGTTAAAGAATTATGTTTCTAAAGAAGAGAAACAATCGAAAGATGGATTATTCTtgctttattttcaaaaaagagcaaataaattaaaaaacaaCGTTGAGAAGGTAATCgatcatttaaattcagtggaaaataatatattcaacAATACGAAACTTTATGAATTGATTGACCAAGAAAATCCATCTCCTAAcgtattttctttaattccaataatatatttaaattccaAACTTTGGAATGTTCAAAAacttttatataaataccCTGTTTCACTTAAAGTGAACTTAAAAATGCTTGTAAATTTATCAGAAACTCTTAAAATTGGCGAGAAAAGCCTTGGGGATATTAAAGTTGGAGATATCTCAACCTGTATTAAAGTTACCACcattttttggaaaaatcagggtattaaaataaataatcgAAATTTTAGGATAATTAACCCAGATGATATATCCGAATTATATGAAAAAAGCAACGAATTGTCTGAAATTTACATGGACTATGCAACATTATACTTACTTTGTGTAAAATCAGTTTCACAAAgcttaatttattatagaagaattcttaaatattactttgGAGATAACTTTGATAATTACTGGAAATTCAACATGTTATTAGATAtgaataatgaagaaagcTCCAATAGTTTCCAATATATCAATAAGAAGAATATACATCTTCATTCTCTACCAAATGATTTTATTATGCCAAATTTAACAAAAGGAATATACATCTCAATTTTGAGTGCTTACCTTCTATTGACAGTGGGAGCAGTTTGTATTCAGTCATTAATTAccataatattttaa
- a CDS encoding hypothetical protein (similar to KOG1924, KOG0307, KOG1985), translating to MFPKEKQEMEILDENLNELDATVKNLENELLLKKKQFASPASQSSIDNSSHISSINNKEDFSNSPMKETRIVNKNELDSRNFDSIKEKQEINEKPNNGNNYISEGHIENNVVLSRVVSTNISPKRSKNLINIEQSPESNISCSDIYGTSSELNSIQEKGVPLDLRGSVPIQIHQPPQIPLSQPYPQPHQNPMMAHPIQMPSHGHGAQLQPIPIHKQPNEYVQMAPQIPVFHSIHQQEQHYPTQMQLNGRMQSLPATIQTPNPFPYQPHHQLPMPPLPPQNMQMPAPMPMQMPIPAHLPTPMPMPVPMPMPMSMPIPMPMPMPMVAPGPIQIPNMNMNPPHLPPPPNMQMQFDPTNIHPMGMPLPTMAGGPPPHIQAPISPEIVAGVAPGIPGPSGVQAPTVPNPLGMDSQMLAKYLLTAMAEECLTKKKSSGAEDGNGPPKDQAGISQGGHTNISTSTLFQSPNIRPLIQPPKVEIDFSSPACFSQDVFKKKCKRRPKVANPNYGTPLAGGQCPFPDQAPILANQSHNPELETNTDQQSQISPPSSPTCFSFKASVPVNILGENPFSESITKIVTNKASQCHPNQYMSNGNFNINSGFNLPIHPPMHH from the coding sequence ATGTTCCCAAAAGAAAAGCAAGAAATGGAAATCTTAGATGAAAATCTTAATGAGTTGGATGCAACTGTTAAAAATCTTGAGAATGAATTACTCttgaagaaaaaacaaTTTGCTTCTCCAGCAAGTCAGAGTTCCATAGATAATAGTTCTCATATTtctagtattaataataaagaagattttAGTAACTCTCCAATGAAAGAAACCAGAATTGTAAATAAGAATGAATTAGATAGCCGAAACTTTGATTCTATTAAAGAGAAACAAGAGATCAATGAAAAGCCtaataatggtaataatTACATCTCTGAGGGgcatattgaaaataatgttgTTTTAAGTAGAGTTGTCTCAACTAATATTTCCCCAAAACGATCAAAAAACttgataaatattgaaCAAAGTCCAGAATCTAATATATCGTGCTCTGATATTTATGGAACTTCTTCTGAGTTGAATTCAATCCAGGAAAAAGGAGTTCCACTAGATCTCCGAGGTTCAGTCCCAATCCAGATTCATCAGCCTCCTCAAATCCCTCTATCGCAGCCGTATCCACAGCCTCATCAAAATCCAATGATGGCTCACCCAATTCAAATGCCATCCCATGGACACGGGGCTCAATTACAGCCAATCCCAATACATAAACAGCCAAATGAATATGTTCAAATGGCTCCTCAAATTCCAGTTTTCCATTCTATTCATCAGCAAGAACAACATTATCCCACCCAAATGCAGTTAAATGGTAGAATGCAATCATTGCCAGCAACGATTCAAACTCCAAATCCATTTCCTTATCAGCCACATCATCAACTTCCAATGCCTCCATTACCTCCGCAAAATATGCAAATGCCAGCTCCCATGCCCATGCAAATGCCTATTCCAGCGCATTTGCCAACTCCAATGCCAATGCCAGTGCCAATGCCAATGCCGATGTCAATGCCAATACCAATGCCAATGCCAATGCCAATGGTAGCTCCAGGCCCAATACAAATCCCTAACATGAATATGAACCCCCCCCACCTCCCACCACCTCCAAATATGCAGATGCAATTCGATCCAACAAATATTCACCCAATGGGTATGCCACTACCCACAATGGCAGGCGGCCCCCCTCCACATATTCAAGCTCCAATTTCTCCAGAAATTGTTGCTGGAGTAGCTCCAGGAATACCAGGTCCCTCTGGAGTTCAAGCACCAACCGTTCCAAACCCTCTCGGAATGGACTCTCAAATGCTCGCTAAATACTTACTCACAGCAATGGCAGAAGAATGTCTCACTAAAAAAAAGTCATCTGGAGCTGAAGATGGAAACGGACCTCCAAAAGATCAAGCAGGTATTTCTCAAGGTGGTCATACAAACATCTCAACTAGCACGCTTTTCCAATCTCCAAATATTCGTCCACTTATCCAACCTCCAAAAGTTGAAATTGACTTTTCTTCTCCCGCATGTTTTTCTCAAGATgtattcaaaaagaaatgtAAAAGAAGGCCAAAAGTGGCAAATCCAAATTACGGTACTCCATTGGCTGGTGGTCAATGCCCTTTTCCAGATCAGGCTCCAATTTTAGCTAATCAAAGCCATAATCCAGAGTTAGAAACCAACACTGACCAACAATCTCAGATTTCACCCCCTTCTTCCCCAACAtgtttttcatttaaagcTTCTGTGCCAGTAAATATACTTGGAGAAAACCCATTTTCTGAATCAATCACGAAAATTGTTACTAATAAAGCTTCTCAGTGTCATCCTAATCAATACATGTCTAATGGTAATTTTAACATTAATTCTGGGTTTAATTTGCCGATTCATCCACCAATGCATCACTAg